In a genomic window of Methylophaga thalassica:
- a CDS encoding xanthine dehydrogenase family protein molybdopterin-binding subunit, producing the protein MTDNNAPQIANISRRSILKGFALSGLVLAVGMPAQLLAADEKQKYGRDGMPNGWVDDPLVFVSIAEDGTVTIVAHRSEMGQGVRTSLPMVVADEMEADWQRVKVIQADGNEKRYGNQNTDGSRSMRHFFMPMRNVGAAARMMLEAAAAAMWAVPVSEVKAKKHQVAHAKTGKTLGFGELAQKAAEMAVPENQNLIYKSADEFNYIGKKDNKLVDGFDIATGQTTYGMDVRLDDMVYAVIAHPPAYGDTLKSYDDTETLKVPGVIKVLTLPSSPPPAVFNPLGGVVVVASNTWAAIQGRKKLSVEWNAGPNREYDSAKFRETLQASSKQKGGKVIRSKGETYNELANASSTISADYYIPHLAQAPMEPPAATARIVDNVCEIWTATQNPQAGVDTVAKWLEVKPEQVKVNVTLLGGGFGRKSKPDYLVEAALISKALGGQAVKTVWTREDDIQHSYFHTVSAEHLEAGFDESGNATAWLHRTVAPTIASTFAKDAKNEMPMELSMGVVNIPFDVKNIQIENPEAAAHTRIGWYRSVSNIPHAFAIQSFIAEMAHQQKKDHKDFLLSLIGPDREIDPASLKDDWNYGESPEAYPLNTARMKGVINMVTEKANWGKTLPKGSGQGLAVHYSFVTYVATVVEVVVNDDGEVSIPRIDVAVDCGPQVNPERIRSQIEGACVMGASLAMTSEITFKDGVTVQDNFDGYQVTRMDAAPKEIHVHLVPAKDFNQSLGGVGEPGMPPVAPAICNAIFNATGKRIRELPIRYQLES; encoded by the coding sequence ATGACTGATAATAATGCTCCACAAATAGCCAACATTAGCCGTCGTAGTATTCTTAAAGGTTTCGCATTAAGTGGTCTTGTTCTGGCGGTGGGTATGCCGGCTCAGTTGTTAGCCGCTGATGAAAAGCAAAAGTATGGCCGTGATGGCATGCCAAATGGTTGGGTTGATGATCCTTTGGTCTTTGTTTCCATCGCTGAAGATGGCACCGTGACGATTGTGGCTCACCGTTCTGAAATGGGCCAAGGTGTCAGAACAAGCTTGCCGATGGTCGTTGCTGATGAAATGGAAGCTGATTGGCAGCGAGTCAAAGTGATTCAAGCGGATGGTAATGAAAAGCGCTACGGCAACCAAAACACAGATGGTTCACGTAGTATGCGCCATTTCTTTATGCCAATGCGTAATGTCGGTGCTGCAGCCAGAATGATGCTGGAAGCTGCCGCTGCGGCAATGTGGGCCGTTCCTGTTTCAGAAGTCAAAGCGAAAAAACATCAGGTTGCTCATGCTAAAACAGGTAAGACGCTTGGTTTTGGCGAGTTGGCGCAAAAAGCAGCTGAAATGGCTGTGCCTGAAAATCAAAACCTGATTTATAAGTCTGCAGACGAATTTAATTACATCGGCAAGAAAGATAATAAGCTAGTCGATGGTTTCGATATTGCCACCGGACAAACCACATATGGCATGGATGTTCGCCTCGATGACATGGTCTATGCAGTCATTGCTCATCCACCTGCTTATGGCGATACACTGAAATCATATGACGATACTGAAACATTGAAAGTACCGGGTGTGATCAAAGTTTTAACCTTACCCAGCAGCCCGCCTCCTGCAGTATTTAATCCGCTCGGTGGGGTTGTGGTAGTTGCCTCAAATACCTGGGCAGCCATTCAAGGCAGAAAAAAATTATCTGTTGAGTGGAATGCCGGTCCTAACCGTGAATATGATTCAGCCAAGTTCCGCGAAACATTACAGGCTTCTTCCAAACAGAAAGGTGGCAAAGTCATTCGTAGTAAAGGTGAAACCTATAATGAATTAGCGAATGCGAGTTCTACCATCTCTGCGGATTATTATATTCCTCACCTGGCTCAGGCCCCGATGGAGCCGCCAGCTGCGACGGCACGAATTGTGGATAATGTGTGTGAGATTTGGACTGCTACACAAAACCCACAAGCGGGTGTCGATACGGTCGCAAAATGGTTAGAAGTAAAACCTGAGCAAGTTAAGGTGAACGTGACGCTGCTTGGTGGTGGTTTTGGCCGCAAATCTAAACCTGATTACCTTGTCGAAGCCGCGTTAATTTCTAAAGCCTTAGGAGGGCAAGCTGTTAAAACGGTATGGACGCGTGAAGATGATATTCAACACTCTTATTTCCACACCGTTTCTGCCGAACATTTAGAAGCTGGTTTTGATGAAAGTGGTAATGCAACGGCCTGGTTACATCGCACAGTTGCACCAACTATCGCTTCTACTTTTGCGAAAGATGCTAAAAATGAAATGCCGATGGAATTAAGCATGGGCGTTGTGAATATTCCATTTGATGTGAAGAATATTCAAATTGAAAATCCTGAAGCAGCTGCACATACTCGTATTGGTTGGTACCGTTCCGTCTCTAATATTCCGCATGCTTTTGCGATTCAGTCATTTATCGCTGAGATGGCGCATCAGCAGAAAAAAGATCATAAAGACTTTTTACTGTCATTGATCGGTCCTGATCGTGAAATTGATCCGGCCTCATTAAAAGATGATTGGAATTATGGTGAGTCGCCAGAGGCATACCCTCTCAATACAGCACGTATGAAAGGCGTGATTAACATGGTCACCGAAAAAGCGAATTGGGGTAAAACCTTGCCGAAAGGTTCGGGACAGGGTTTAGCCGTTCACTATAGTTTCGTGACGTATGTTGCGACGGTAGTGGAGGTCGTTGTTAATGACGATGGTGAGGTCAGCATACCGAGAATCGATGTGGCTGTTGATTGTGGCCCACAGGTGAATCCTGAACGTATCCGCTCTCAGATTGAAGGGGCATGCGTTATGGGCGCAAGTTTAGCCATGACAAGTGAAATCACCTTCAAAGATGGTGTTACCGTTCAGGACAATTTTGATGGTTATCAGGTCACTCGTATGGATGCAGCACCAAAAGAAATCCATGTTCATCTTGTACCGGCAAAAGATTTTAATCAGTCATTAGGTGGGGTTGGTGAACCGGGTATGCCTCCGGTCGCACCGGCAATATGTAATGCGATTTTTAATGCCACTGGTAAACGTATCCGTGAATTACCGATACGTTATCAGCTCGAGTCCTAG